The window ttgattgaaatatataacaaaatttgatacatgtgaatacataaaaactgaaaaacacaCAAGGGTCTCATTTCGTGAATAACTACTgaagatttaatatatatatatatatatatatatatatatatatatatatatatatatatatatagtaataatcacatgtatgTATGTTAAATGATAAAAATTAAGTATATTAAACTTATTAATTACAGAGTTAGCTGAAATTTACAACAATGCTCGCTTTAGTAACCGGCTGATCGAAGAGTACTCGAATTTTATAACTTGCTTCGGTAAAGGGCCAAGTGAAAGAGTACTCAGACGAGTAATCGGACAACTAGGTGAGTTTACAATACTAATATATAACATACTAAAATATTCTATTTTGAATAATTTGcaaatatttcaaaaaaaaatggtaattgtttttttttggaaaatattaaTGGCGGAAATAAtatgtaaatttttttttcaaattttcaattattttgaaatttaaaaatatatgtttttcttcAAAACAAATCGCTAGGGTTACATCCAAATGTCTCATAAAATATAATGGTATCaagtaaacttttatatatatatatatatatatatatatatatatatatatatatatatatatatatatatatatatatatatatatatatatatatatatatatatatatatatatatatatatatatatatatatatatatatatatatatatatatatatatatatatataattcattgTCATAGATAATTAGTTACTTCCTGTGACTTGGACTTTTTGGAGAGTACATTACAACCATCAGATTTATAAAAGTTTGATCCAACAGTTGTGAAGTTGTGCTGACATGCAAGCCAACTTGCCCTAATATATACACACTTGCATCGGACTCGGTGGTTGACCATACATTGCATTTCTATGTCAATACGTCTTTGACAGCATCAAATTTGATGGATGATTCCACGAATAAGTTCTCTGCCGGCGACGACGATACTGCAAATCAGCAAGAAAGGCTACTTCCGATTGCCAACGTCGGCCGGATCATGAAGCAGATACTCCCAAAAAATGCAAAGATCTCCAAAGAGGCCAAGGAGACCATTCAAGAGTGTGCTTCTGAGTTCATTAGCTTCGTCACTGGCGAGGCCTCTGAGAAATGTAAAAAGGAGCGGCGGAAGACGGTAAATGGCGATGATGTGTGCTGGGCTATTGGCACACTAGGTTTTGATGAATATGCTCCACCATTGAAGAGGTATTTAGATAGATATAGAGAGGTTGAAGGCGATCGGTCGGCTACTCCACAGAGGAACGAAGAGGATGGTGGACCATCTTCTTCTGCAGCTGAGTTTAATCCGAATCTGAAGCCATTTTAGTCATcaaccttttctttttcttttttttctttttttttttttttttaaaattctactTGTTGATTCAGATTGAGTTTTGATTTGATCAGATAGATTAATTAACAGTTAGTATTTTTTTGgtctaagtattttataaaaaagaTTCATCTATAATACTATGGATTGGGAATGCGCATTAGGACCGGAGTACTGGCTAGAACTAGTACCAGTTAGAAATGATCGGGCCGGGACCAGGACGATATTCTTGTGCATTTTTGAAACCGGGAACCAGACCGGACCAGCATAAATATAACACGTCTGTTAAACTTCCAATAATTTTTGGAGGCCTCAAAAAAACGATCAAGTCATAGTAAGTAAACGTACGACTACACAAACAAAGCatatcatatatatcaaaaaaaaacCTTCCTTGAACCTTAGCGACAACTTGAAAATGCCCGGCTAAACCCAAATCAAAGAAAAAATCGAGTAGGTTATTAATGTTGGACTGATTGTTCGATCATTAATTTATCATCATCTCAAGTCGACATCTCCAAATCTTCATTCCTTCCTCGTCCGCTCTTCATCTTAAATCAACATCTATTATCCACTAATCCGCCATCATTGATCATCTTCTCAAATCTCAACCATCAATAAGCAATGTCAAAAGGTGGAAAAAGTAGTCTACAACCATCAACTACTCAACAATCACCTTCAATAATTCGAAATATGAATGCTCATGAAGATCAAGTAagattatatatttgtatttCATGTTTTAAGTTCcatttaacaatgtactttgtaGTTTGTAGACATGCATGCAAGATATTTGTTACATTAGTTTGTAGTATGAATGTAAAATTGTCAAAACTAAGAATTTGtttagttatataattaatgtatgatattgataatgtAGGATTTGAATGGGTTACCAAATGTACCATCATTAAGATACCGAAACTCGGATGTTCATGATGCTAATAATCAAGATGGTACTCCGACTAAATGGATTGGAAAGGACTTTGATGATCaagtaagtttttttttattatttcaacaATAAATCGCAATTTGACTTTTTCTTAAAATGTTTATATCTCACGAATTTGAAGTGAGATTGACATTATTACTTTTCCTACATGTTATTTAGGTTTTGTAGATAATTTTAAACTATAAAATctcttgatttggttaaaaattaaatgagttacaagccccgcaAGAAAGCATATGAAATCAGACTTTTTCTGTTTCAGCACTAAAACGTAATCTGACTTTTTCTTATCTCACTCATTTGAAGTGGGATTGAGATGATTCTATTTTCTACATGTTATTTAGGTTTTGTAGATAATTTTAGATTATAAAAACACTTGATTcggttaaaaattgaatgagttacaaacCCCGCAAGGAAGCATATCAAATCAGACTTTTTTCTGTTTCAACACTAAAATGTAATCTGACTTTTTTGTTAAAATGTGTATATCTCACTCATAAGTTGTATTGACCTGATTTTTTTCCTACATGTTGCTTAGGTTTTGTAGCAGCCCACTTGGACATCCTCAtgtcaaaagataaattatatggTTGTCATGGCCCACTTCATTGCCAAAGATTTTGTCATCCACAAAAAGGTAGTCAATTTTAGAGAGGTTGATACTCACAAAGCCGAACACATGGCTCGGGAGTTACTAATTTGCATAAACGAGTGGGCATGAAGAATGCCAGTACGATGACCGTTGATAATTCCAAGACGAATGACGCGGCAATCAACATCATTATTAAAGAATTTCCGGGTATTTACGAGAatggaaaacattttcatattagATGTATGGCTCATATCATAAACCTAGTTGTGAAAATTGGGTTTAAACACGAAGTTTACCATGTAAAAAGCGTGCAAGAAGCGGTAAAATTAGGGGTGGAAAATCGTGCTATCGTTTCATGTTTCTGTCttacacgacacgacacgacaatgttttatgtaacacgaacacgacacgatacgatgtcgtgtttttttaactaacatgAAAAAGAacgaattaaaaaacgacaaacacgacacgacacgaaaaatatatcatttactaaaaactagtttatttaatgaatactttatcaaatataacacgaaaaacatgataaagaactgctaaatcgtgtcaatttcgtgtcgaattttgaacacgaaaacaacacgacacgacatcatGTTTTTTACAGttaacacgaacacgaattcaaatttcagtttcgtcccaatttcgtttcgtgtcatttatttttgatatgtcgtgtcataaattgtcaCCCCTAGGTGAAATACATTAGAGCCTCCCTGCAACGAATCAAGACCTTTAAACAAGCCATGAATGATGCGGCTGTAGTAACTCAAAGGATTTTGTGTGGTGAAACTCCAACATGGTGGAACTCTACCTTTGAATTGCTAAGCTCAGCATACGATGTTAAAGACGCGTTTCTTGAATATAGTCATCAaggtaaataaaaataaatctatTTTAGCACTAAAAATTAGCAATATTTACAAATTTAGTAGTCTGTCCAAATTTTGAAACTTCCCTAACTCACTTAATTTAAGTTGTAttgacctgaatctttttcctGCATGTTATTTAGGTTTTGTAGATAATTGTAGACTATAAAAACTCATGATTTGGTTAAAACctaaatgagttacaagccccgcaAGGAAGCATATCAAATCAGGCTTTTTTTTCTCTTGTTTCAGCACTTAAACATAATTTGAATTTTTTGTTAAAATGTGCATATCTCACTCATTTTATGTTGTATTGACCTGATTTTTTTCCTACATGTTATTTACGTTTTGTAGttaattttagactataaaaactcTTAATTTTGTTAAAAACTGAATGAGTTCCATGCCTTGGAATATAGTATACCAAATCTATTTTTCTTTCCAGCAACATACATGAAAGTTTGATTAtactttctttgttttttttatagatCCAATGTTTTAGAAAAGTGTGGACTTTGAGATGATTAAAAAGATGATGGATTTCCTTGAGAAGTTTAAGAagaaatttgaaaaagttttgtgTTCATCAAAGCCTATCTTCCATACGTATACTCGGGAGATCCTAGACATAGAGCAACATCTTAGGAAACATGAAACCAACCCAGAATTTTTTGTTTATGGTACTGGAGATGAAAGAAAATATGGCAAATATTGGGGTGAGTATGACAAGATAAGTGATTATGTCTTCTTGGCGACGTTGTTAGATCCTCAATGCAAGTCAGAGTTTATGAAAATTGTTTTTACCCAAATGCTTAAAGCCAAGAACAAAGATAATAAGTGGTCCGTTGATGAGATAGAATCAAAAACACGTGCAAAGGTTATTGATATCGAATGAAAATTGGAGAAGTTTTTCAAGACATACTTGGAAAGTCCAAACACGGCCTCGTCATCTCAACAAAAAATTCCCGAAGAAGTTGTTAATTTTGATGAAGAAAACGAATTCTTTGGAAGCTATATGACCTCAGGAAGTGTCCCCTCGACTTCGTTGGAAAGTCAATTACAATGATATCCTCACATGGTGGAAAAATAATGCGGTGCAGTTCCCGATCATTGCCCGAATGGCAAGAGGTATCGGCCTTTTTTACTTcaaattttcatatttattttataaattcatGTCGTGTATTATACACTAATATATTTCTTAATAGATATTTTGTGGTGCACATTTCCACTGTAGCATCTGAATCCACATTTAGTAACGGTCATCGAATAATTACTGACTATCGAACTAATTTGTCGGTTGTGATTGTTGTGGCATTGATATGCACTCAAAATTGCCTAACAAAGAGTAGCTTGCCTATATATGACTATGACGAAGTGCACTATATGTTAAATGACGATGACCTTGCTATTAGTAATACACTAAtacttattatattttatttttaacgtCTTATTAGTAATTGTTACATTTTATTAAGTAATaacgtttttttttatattatatatagacATTGTGGATGTTATACATAACTTGAAGCTAATAGGGGAGAGATCGAAGAATTTGTCAAAATGTCAAATAGATGTTGGAATCCACATACTAGACcttgtttttttttgttgggGAAACTtgaaaatatatattgaatgttGGATAGTTAATGATAGGTAGTTAGTGATTAGGAAATTATGGCAGTTATGTTTTGGTTAAGAGTTGGTAGTTTTTAGGTACTTtggttaatataaaaaaaatggtgCAATGGTTGTTTGAAAGTTTCCTTTTACCAAATCTAACTATCAGGTTGCTTATCATCGCTATTAACACGAAAAGAAAGAAACTGACTTATTTTTGATAATATCAAACTTGTAATTTTTCATATATTGTCTGGAAATCGCTTGTTTATACATATTACATTCATAAGTTAGTGCATTTTCCTAGGAATCTAATAGCAGTTACGAAGGCTAAAATTATGATACATCCAACACTTGACAAAATGAATAATAGTCAACTGACTTGCAAGCTCACAATATGAAAATATCAAAATTCGTCGTTGGCTATTTGTAAACTATTAACTTAAATCTTTAGACTATAGTGTAAATTAGAGGCATGGTAGCATCGAGAAACTAGATAAGGTTTTTAAGACCCAGCAAGAACCGGTAAAAACCGAAATCGTAACAGAAATATTTCATAAAATATGTAGCTTTTTCTcgaggaccggttccaacattgAAGACCCGGTAAGAACCGGAACTGGTAGAAACCGTGGTCCGGTTCGGTTCCTATTTTCCACCAAGTTCGGTTCCCGGGCCGACTTCGGTTCGGGTCGGTTTCAACTGGGCCGGAtccgatgctcatccctactATGGATAATGTATTAATAGAACATGATTTTCTAtagttttccaaaattgatcacCAAAGTTACATTTTTTTCCCGGTTATACTGCCCTAAACTGTTTTCGTTACCAAGTAGCTTGATATCAAGCGAAGCGTATAGTCGCCGTCAGGGTCGCGTTAATGTGTGGGCTAGCATAGACGATGACTTAGAGCCTCTAAATTTCTAGGGGCCCCATTTTTATATaccttattttatatatatatatatatatatatatatatatatatatatatatatatatagtagcacctggttcttggtaagtattctgttattaaatcttcatttatttttgcatttttggccttggactcggcgagtcgaaggactgactcgccgagtagaacgGGATGAGGCGTGGGGTTTAAGCtgcggactcagcgagtagccgctgtttggataaaaaccctaatccaggggtttgcgccttatttaaacgaccttatgcagcctcctctccccctttatgctcccaaaaactcctcatagcaaaccctagccgtttttgtgaaaatctaaggctttttgagtgattcttgtgagttttgatctcaGGGAAGAAGGatgagcatagaaggatcaagaggggactgaaggattcgagtttggttcatcatttgcaatctttggaaggtataaagtatgaaccttgctcattcatttgttagatccctctttggggtgatttagggcttttataagccacttttggtggccaaccatggttgcaaacatggttgggggtttaggccccatgcaacaaaagaaccattttagagccttttaagctctaatgtcccatgcatgcacgtaaagtttgtaactttacgtgctagatcgagtttaggggcctggatctatcatttggttaagtgttgtaaatcagaaatcgaagttcttagtaaggaatgtgatagattcggcgagtccatttcctggactcagtgagtccaagggttttggtcccatatcagtgagggtcaaaAGGTCCAGTTGAgcgtggaagggttttaggagtcccggggagtgacccaacgttctggactaagcaaagcgttctgggaattcatggtactcggcgagtgcatcaacggactcggcgagtccaagaaaatcttcatggaactcagtgagttgttcatcaacttggcaagtcgaggacagaacgtgttcataggatgaagagtaactcgaagagttgttcatataactcggcgagtcaagttaggacatgagtatcagttgatgatgaactcgacgagttgttcatacaactcgacgagttagatgtggattcagtcggtgttcattagaaggaaaactcgtcgagtcatcgcctaactcgacgagtagagacgggtatgaggtatgatggaaggatagggactcggcgagttgacgagtcaactcggcgagtcaggtcattcggaatttgactttgactttgactttgacttggtcaaggggtaaaatggttattttaccctaagggtagaggtcagtttctgactaagtgttttgtgcgaattttagccggaggatttccagagcagcagtggcagcagtcagaggatttccgcacagttcagcagctacgaggtgagttaacttccagtaggggtgggtctaaggccacaatgtcggcccaccattgaggagtacttagaagatgattgtctttgtgataatttatcatGGTATGGTATGcatttggttatgagttatatatgtatgatatgttgcatgatagggatagtttccctgatagtggtccttaggaccaaggggtaggtcaatacctggatatgtctgaatgtgtgcttatatcttgctattatatgctagtggtagggggtggaatagtccccaattatcggttgaaagataccgatgacgattaccggttgaaagataccgatgacgattatcggttgaaagataccgatggtattgtatggtatgtggtatgatgggggaacttactaagctttgtgcttacagtttcagtttttggtttcaggtacctcttcatccaagggtaAGGAGCtggcggcgtagcatggcatcacacacactcacatatgatttccgcacggtgttttctgggattgtactctgatatgacatttgttcatggttgtgggattcaaatatgatacttggttttgagatgacgtgtttatacaatattttctaatgaatgttttatgaattaattaatcaaaaatgaaatttttttgggcttgaattttgggatgttacaagttggtatcagagccctggtttgagggattcggacacaccctcgggggtttctggactcaaactaaggggctaaaagatttttataataaaatggtTTGCTAAAAATCTAAACGGAAGGATTTTATGAAAGagaaggtgtgtgatgcatgcgaccggccgggctcaagtaagttttccccaaggtacccatacatgttatgttatgctatatggcttgattcagaattgcatgctagaataggactaaggatctaggaagatgccttgtgtgcctgatatatgattctgataatcgcatgctagttagggctaaggatctaggaggatgccttatatgcctattgtatgagctgtatgctagggtTGTtcagtcagcagtaggatggcctgtataggttatgcctgatttggttactcgatgcacgaatgctgcttgctttgtgctatgagggttctggctatttccaactaactaaggagcggatatgtaacagtacctgcaagttagttaaggggaaatggtaggggctcctgtgcagctgatggcggagagtaggttggagagtgccctagggaagcctaggatgaggttagtggaaaggggtatcggtaaagggacctggtgaagtcgaagcaatccttgaggaaagcacgggtagatgtggaaggtagtatgggcccgtactactgaaagcaaaggacccatactcgaatcaaggagggcctagatgaaaTCGGGAACCTTGGAGAGTGTTAGATCTCtcgagtatatgtatgatcctgacttTTATATGTGTGctttcagtatggtgaccacacgacttggagcaggaggttccggatcaggatcaggatcgggctcgggtttgggatccgagcaggttgatgatgggctacgcgagttcatcgcgtctgagataacgagaggcatccttgagtcgacccctatcatcttcgggtcgatcaaggaggggattattgagctgatggaggatcgtcttcgatcattcaggagtgatatggcatctagccagatGGGTACGCGCACactatcctttaaggactttcggGGAAGTGGTGCGTCGGATTTCAGTGGGGTGAAataccccattgctgctaggagatggatcgcagacattgagtctgcgcagctgacgagcttctgcccagagGTGTCGAAGGTGcgatatgcagcaggatgcttgctagacagggctagagattggtgggagtctgttggtgactcaatGGGAGCCTTggctattgaggctatgacttggtcgaactttgtgaccagattcagggcggagattgcgccagctgtggagcttcagctgCTGGctagggagtttttggatatgaggcagactacggagactgtggtggagatcaccgccaagttccaagagatggcattgctggtgccccagtatgcgggtgatgatatgaggaggacccgctaccacgacatgctacgagctgacattcgggagcatgttagtttttcggcttgccctaccttggattccatgattgtcagggctagggagagggagattgatctggagcaggTCCAGAAGAGGAAGGTAGTGGATGGGCTgatgactggggcttcggggaagaagcccaagggatctgatggtaggccgaaaggccaggcatgacgggaccgctgtgggaaatgcgatcggtcacacgagggagcttctcgcactgggccgggttcgggatgctataagtgtggcaaggtggggccttttggcagggattgtactgcccccgccCCTGCGGTATAGATGACAggcctgatttgcttccattgcaatcagaggggccacaaaagggcCAATTGCCCGAGATTAATAGCAGCGTCAGCAGCAGTGCTAGCGGCGGCGCCGGTCTCAGCGACAGCACGGGTtacagatggccggaaggtcaggacagaggttccagtggtgcggagccgagcatttcagctgacagccaaGGAGGcatgcgctgcacccgatgtggtgacaggtatgattctttccctctgatcttcttttgttgtgattgtgttattgatatgtgctcggattaggatcgttccatgtgaacggcatcccagttttggtgttgttt of the Lactuca sativa cultivar Salinas chromosome 6, Lsat_Salinas_v11, whole genome shotgun sequence genome contains:
- the LOC111883007 gene encoding nuclear transcription factor Y subunit B-5; the encoded protein is MDDSTNKFSAGDDDTANQQERLLPIANVGRIMKQILPKNAKISKEAKETIQECASEFISFVTGEASEKCKKERRKTVNGDDVCWAIGTLGFDEYAPPLKRYLDRYREVEGDRSATPQRNEEDGGPSSSAAEFNPNLKPF